Proteins encoded in a region of the Streptomyces sp. NBC_01471 genome:
- a CDS encoding DUF6531 domain-containing protein: MVDLNPLHWIDKANHAFGDTLASGLEFLGITDPAVDPDGIREIAKKWRALAGALDAAAHDADLALKDVVWEGKAAKELHKRARTTRTQATKLAGSLRTGATALDKFADEAHELITEIGVILAEIVEMEIAGLALSVLTGGLTAIASSLAAGARAAKIITLIARIEQSGSRMGSVIRAVLEAIRSAERALKALKEIKTIAKVGKMAGEGMKFAAFDAALQNPAAFKDPAKLAELLASSAALGIGAGVLGKVLGKGLKKLKPSELAALAKTLKLDGTGLSRLNLRPGEWEKLPASIRNMFKKCARDPIDVATGDMLLAQTDVELPGTLPLVLERTHLSSYRHGGWFGPSWASTLDQRLQADETTLTYAAPDGARLVYPHPVPDTGAPAYPEQGPSLPLTWDTEVDGALRITDPDTGQAYIFHSPLPADDGQAVDLPLQHIQDRNGQRITVHYAPDATPVEITHSGGYRIALDTHRHLPRITGLRLLDPEDPDSRGTTLLSYGYDTTGHLTEITNSTGQPFHFTYDTEGRITSWTDRNNTVYAYTYDEHGRVIRTDGSAGYLSGTLAYDDPTRTTTITDSLGHTTHYAHNEALRLICQTDPLGNTTHQEWDAEHRLTAVTDALGRTTRYEYDEATDAVARVVRPDGRETTAAYNDLGLPARITGPDNLTVHLKYDDRGNRTAVTDPTGATTRFTYNAAGHLTTATGPLGHATHVRNNRAGLPTQITDPLNAVTRYTRDAFGRPTTLTNPLGATTHLDWTLEGHLARRTDPDGTTNTWAYDGEGNCTHHTDPLGAVSHFEYTHFDLMSTRTGPDGVRHEFQHDPELRLTQVRNPQGLAWNYTYDPAGRLTSETDFDDRTLTYTHDAAAQLTTRTDALQQTVRYTRDALGRTLTKDSAGAVTTYTYDRFDQLAEAAGPDATVTFQRDNHGRLVSETVNGRTLTFGHDALGRRTSRRTPSGAASTWTYDATGRRDTLTTSGRTLTFEHDAAGHELTRRIGESVTLTSAYDPLGRLTDQRISSTDRSIQQRAYTYRPDGYLTGIDDQLSGPSTFTLDPVGRVTHVNAPNWSESYSYDAAGNQTTASWPTTHPGREATGARDYTGTTLTRAGTVRYEHDALGRTTLRQKPRPSRKPDTWHYTWDAEDQLTHVTTPDGTHWRYHYDPLGRRTSKQHLAADGAPVVERTEFTWDGTTLCEQTTVADELPHSITLTWDHQGLHPIAQTERIGVDQAAQVEIDSRFFAIITDLVGTPTELVDEAGTVAWRARTTLWGTTSWTSSSTTYTPLRFPGQYFDPETGLHHNHHRYYDPESARYLSPDPLGLAPAANPSAYVHNPKTWTDPLGLAPECEEAILGYRKQTDFPQSRRIHIGENGKVTITGKGFLYVNLSGDLGHTVRFRGEAGQIVEFQISREFRDNIRRTAIPQEQPPGLGFTKEEWKQMKKICPEISDPTMGEDLYGIPGGMLKEFREELAKYPGRVVQDG, from the coding sequence GTGGTCGACCTCAACCCCCTGCACTGGATCGACAAGGCCAACCACGCCTTCGGCGACACCCTCGCCAGCGGTCTCGAATTCCTCGGCATCACCGACCCCGCCGTCGACCCCGACGGCATCCGCGAGATAGCCAAGAAGTGGCGCGCCCTGGCCGGCGCCCTGGACGCCGCCGCCCACGACGCCGACCTCGCCCTCAAGGACGTCGTCTGGGAGGGCAAGGCCGCCAAGGAACTCCACAAACGCGCCAGGACCACCCGCACCCAGGCCACCAAGCTCGCCGGATCCCTCCGCACAGGCGCCACCGCGCTGGACAAGTTCGCCGACGAGGCCCACGAACTCATCACCGAGATCGGCGTGATCCTCGCTGAGATCGTCGAGATGGAGATCGCCGGACTCGCCCTGTCCGTCCTCACCGGCGGCCTCACCGCGATCGCCTCCAGCCTCGCAGCCGGAGCTCGCGCCGCGAAGATCATCACGCTGATCGCCCGTATCGAACAGTCCGGCTCCCGCATGGGCTCGGTGATCCGCGCCGTCCTGGAGGCGATACGCAGCGCCGAACGCGCCCTGAAGGCCCTCAAGGAGATCAAGACCATCGCGAAGGTCGGCAAGATGGCCGGCGAAGGCATGAAATTCGCGGCCTTCGACGCCGCCCTGCAGAACCCCGCCGCGTTCAAGGATCCCGCGAAACTCGCCGAACTCCTCGCCTCCAGCGCCGCGTTGGGCATCGGGGCCGGCGTCCTCGGCAAAGTTCTCGGCAAGGGCCTCAAGAAACTCAAGCCCAGCGAACTCGCCGCCCTCGCAAAGACGTTGAAGCTCGACGGCACCGGCCTCTCCCGCCTCAACCTCCGCCCCGGCGAGTGGGAGAAACTCCCCGCCTCCATCCGCAACATGTTCAAGAAGTGCGCCCGCGACCCCATCGACGTCGCCACCGGCGACATGCTCCTGGCCCAGACGGACGTCGAACTCCCGGGCACGCTCCCGCTGGTCCTGGAGCGCACGCATCTTTCGTCGTACCGGCACGGCGGCTGGTTCGGGCCCTCCTGGGCCTCCACCCTCGACCAGCGCCTCCAGGCCGACGAGACCACCCTCACCTACGCGGCCCCCGACGGCGCCCGCCTCGTCTACCCCCACCCGGTCCCCGACACCGGCGCCCCCGCGTACCCGGAGCAGGGCCCGAGCCTGCCCCTGACCTGGGACACCGAGGTGGATGGGGCCTTGCGTATCACCGACCCGGACACGGGGCAGGCGTACATCTTCCACTCCCCACTGCCTGCGGACGACGGCCAGGCCGTCGACCTCCCCCTCCAGCACATCCAGGACCGCAACGGCCAACGCATCACCGTCCATTACGCCCCCGACGCCACCCCCGTCGAGATCACCCACTCCGGCGGCTACCGCATCGCCCTCGACACCCACCGCCACCTCCCCCGCATCACCGGCCTCCGCCTCCTCGACCCGGAAGACCCCGACAGCCGGGGAACCACCCTCCTCTCATACGGCTACGACACCACCGGACACCTCACCGAGATCACCAACTCCACCGGCCAGCCCTTCCACTTCACATACGACACCGAGGGCCGCATCACCTCCTGGACCGACCGCAACAACACCGTCTACGCGTACACCTACGACGAACACGGCCGCGTCATCCGCACCGACGGCTCCGCCGGCTACCTCTCCGGCACCCTCGCCTACGACGACCCCACCCGCACCACCACCATCACCGACTCCCTCGGCCACACCACCCACTACGCACACAACGAAGCCCTCCGCCTCATTTGCCAGACGGACCCCCTCGGCAACACCACACACCAGGAATGGGACGCAGAACACCGGCTGACAGCCGTCACCGACGCCCTCGGCCGCACCACCCGTTACGAGTACGACGAGGCAACCGACGCGGTCGCCCGCGTCGTCCGCCCTGACGGCCGCGAAACCACCGCCGCGTACAACGACCTCGGCCTCCCGGCCCGCATCACAGGACCGGACAACCTGACAGTCCACCTGAAGTACGACGACCGCGGCAACCGCACAGCTGTCACCGACCCCACCGGTGCGACGACCCGCTTCACGTACAACGCGGCCGGGCACCTCACCACCGCCACCGGCCCCCTCGGCCACGCCACTCACGTCCGCAACAACCGCGCCGGTCTGCCCACCCAGATCACCGACCCCCTCAACGCGGTCACCCGCTACACCCGCGACGCCTTCGGCCGCCCCACCACCCTCACCAACCCCCTCGGCGCAACGACGCACCTCGACTGGACACTCGAAGGCCACCTCGCCCGTCGCACCGACCCCGACGGCACCACCAACACCTGGGCCTACGACGGCGAAGGCAACTGCACCCACCACACCGACCCCCTCGGGGCCGTATCCCACTTCGAGTACACCCACTTCGACCTCATGAGCACCCGCACCGGCCCCGACGGCGTGCGCCACGAATTCCAGCACGACCCCGAACTCCGCCTCACCCAGGTCCGCAACCCCCAGGGCCTTGCCTGGAACTACACCTACGACCCCGCCGGCCGCCTGACCTCCGAAACCGATTTCGACGACCGCACCCTCACCTACACCCACGACGCCGCCGCGCAACTCACCACCCGCACCGACGCCCTCCAACAGACCGTCCGCTACACCCGCGACGCCCTCGGCCGCACCCTCACCAAGGACAGTGCCGGCGCCGTCACCACCTACACCTACGACCGCTTCGACCAACTCGCCGAAGCCGCAGGCCCCGACGCCACGGTCACTTTCCAGCGCGACAACCACGGCCGCCTCGTCTCTGAAACCGTCAACGGCCGCACCCTCACCTTCGGCCACGACGCACTCGGCCGCCGCACCTCGCGCCGCACGCCATCTGGAGCGGCCAGCACCTGGACGTACGACGCCACAGGCCGCCGCGACACCCTCACCACCTCAGGCCGCACCCTCACCTTCGAACACGACGCCGCAGGCCACGAACTGACCCGCCGCATCGGCGAATCGGTCACCCTCACCTCCGCCTACGACCCCCTCGGCCGCCTCACCGACCAGCGGATATCCAGTACGGACCGCAGCATCCAGCAGCGCGCCTACACCTACCGTCCCGACGGATACCTCACCGGCATCGACGACCAGCTCTCCGGCCCCAGCACTTTCACTCTCGACCCCGTCGGTCGCGTTACTCACGTCAATGCCCCTAACTGGTCGGAGAGTTACTCCTACGACGCAGCCGGAAACCAGACCACCGCCTCCTGGCCCACCACCCACCCTGGCCGGGAAGCCACCGGCGCTCGCGACTACACCGGCACCACCCTCACCCGCGCCGGCACCGTCCGCTACGAACACGACGCCCTCGGCCGCACCACCCTCCGCCAGAAACCCCGCCCCTCCCGCAAACCTGACACCTGGCACTACACCTGGGACGCGGAAGACCAACTGACGCACGTCACCACCCCCGACGGCACCCACTGGCGCTACCACTACGACCCCCTCGGCCGCCGCACCTCCAAACAGCATCTGGCCGCAGACGGGGCCCCTGTCGTCGAACGAACAGAGTTCACCTGGGACGGCACCACCCTCTGCGAGCAGACCACAGTGGCTGATGAGTTGCCCCACTCCATCACTCTCACCTGGGACCACCAGGGGCTGCACCCGATCGCGCAGACCGAGCGCATCGGTGTCGACCAGGCTGCCCAGGTCGAGATCGACTCCCGCTTCTTCGCCATCATCACCGATCTCGTCGGTACCCCGACCGAACTTGTCGATGAAGCAGGCACGGTCGCCTGGCGCGCACGTACCACTCTGTGGGGAACAACGTCCTGGACGTCCAGCAGCACGACGTACACGCCGCTGCGCTTCCCGGGCCAGTACTTCGACCCGGAGACGGGACTCCATCACAACCACCACCGGTACTACGACCCGGAATCCGCGCGCTACCTCTCCCCTGATCCGCTGGGCCTCGCACCTGCCGCCAACCCATCCGCCTACGTGCACAACCCGAAGACGTGGACAGACCCCCTTGGACTTGCACCCGAGTGCGAGGAGGCCATCCTTGGGTATCGCAAGCAGACGGACTTCCCCCAGAGCCGACGCATCCACATCGGAGAGAACGGCAAAGTAACGATCA